TAACCAACAACTAATAACTCCTAGCTCATCCCATTCTTAAATAATCCAAAGGTGCCATTTCTATCTAGCTAACCTATCTCTAGGAAATTCAAGTTATCTCTATTTagtccaaattttttttctttatctcaaGATAATCAAGTTTAAAAATCTCGAAGATAATATTTTTGAGTATCCTGTCTCACCTTATCTCTAGGAAATTCGAACTTATTTCTATCTAATCTAAGAGAttcttctctaattcaagataatcaagtatgaaaaatttagaaatgatAACTCTGAATATTTTGATTCATTTGCCTATATAAAAGCATGGAACTCCCAAAGATAAAAGTAAGCAACTCTAAGGTGatgttctctttgtatttcagttttgtgttttgagttttaaattcattttgagttttgtgttttgagtgtctgttttgaaatttttgaaaatgcgttctttttgtcattctgaaaaattatttctcaaaacagaaaactagaaaacgcgtttactttgaaattttaaaaatatttttttttgttattatgatattttatttaataaatttgattcaaatactttaaactataaaataaaattcaaataaaaaaaatcaacaaccttaaaaatatcatttaaaaaaattaatacaaacaaaatatatcacatattcagtttaataaataactaaaataaaataaattaaataacataaaaaaaatcaaatcagccgCAACCCATCTTCTTCATCTAGGGTTTTTTGGGGAGGGGGGGCCGCTGGTTGCAATGGGGGCGCTGGTCGCGGTGAGGGGCGCTGGTCACGGTGGCGGATGGGGGTGCTGGTCGCGGTGGTGGAGGGGGGTGGGGTTGAAGGTCGATGATGGTGGTTGCGGAAGGAGAGGGGGTCGCTGGTCGCGGTGGCAATGGCAGTAGGGGGCGGTGGCAATGGGGGCGCTGGTCGCGGTGGCGGTGGCTGTGGGTTTGAAGGTCGATGACGGTGGTTGCGGTACTGGTTGTGGTGGCGTTGAAGGGCATTGGTCGCGGTGGCGGTGGTGATGGTGGTGGCCAGAAGAGGAGaggagaatagagagaaaatggggagagagatagagggaGGGAAATGGGTCTGTGCGTGTGCCcgagggggggagggggagcctgttttccgtgttttgcatttgatttgtgttttcagtgtattttcactgaaaacgcccaaaataacaaaatgttgttttgggtttccttaacaaaatttttagttatttttgaaaacgcgttttgaaaaagaacaaagagaacgcattttctatgttttcaaaaattgaaaacagaaaatgacCTGAAAACGGGAAAGAGAACGGCCCTTAAGTTTTTAATACATTTACTTTTCATTTGTTAAATTGATTTAAGtgtcaaaaattatattggGAGAACTAACTTTGTCTTTTCTTACAAGTACTCATATCAAAGCAAATATGTAGTAATCGGTTTGTAATTTCATCAtcagtttaaattttaaatttattattataatattttatataaaaaataagagacaTTTTTAGAAATACAAAAGTTGAAAGGGTATGTtttgaagattaaaaattttTCAATATACTATAAACGAATTTCacatttcaaattcataacGTTAAATTTTGACATCTCAAACTTATATGGGCTGTTAATATGTTTTTGAGTTTGTGAGAGGGTTTAGGGTAAATTCCTCTAGAAgaggcagaagaagaagaagcgctTCTTGTTGGCAACTATGGAAGCGGAGAGCTCCATGACGAGGCGGAAGGATTCCAACTCCAAGCTTCCGTCTTCATCCTCCAAACGCCTACTCTTCGACAACCGCTACGGCTGGatgtaatctctctctctctctctctctctctctctctctctccacacacacaaaaacacaCATCACACACATACATAGACCGACCAAATTACCAGTAACTTTTGTAAATTATGCAGTATTGATGAATGGAAAGAGCCACGTGAAGAAGCCCTGACTGGAGGCAGAGGAATGTAtgttttttattcttgtttCCCCTAAAATTCCTCTCTTTGGTTGCTGAGAAAAGCTTGACATCTTGTCTATGGTGAATCTTCATACTTCTTGTGGTTTTCCTTTAAAAGATAAGACGAAACATGTGCAAGGTTAGAACTTGGGAATTGCTTAGATAAATGGGCAAACCTATCTCCCTGGAGTAGGGGCAAAAAAACGAagtttcttcctattttcccttaTCCTTAAAAGCTTCGTTTCGATCATATATTCGGAAGATAACAAGTAAGAAACATTAGATGTTGAACTAAACAAGAATTTCTTGAGCTTTGTAGGCGCAGTTGATTAACGAAGTCTTCTTGCTATTTTGTGGGTTGGTGTGctaaattttcttgattgtcCAAACAGAAAATATGgtcaagatcttttaattaaatatatccaATTTTCTTTGATTTGGAACAGGTTCTGCATTGTGCCTGTAGCAAGTGCTTTGTTACACACGGCTTCTCAATCGGTATGATGAATTTTCTATGAAGTTGTAGCTGCTGCATATTTGTTAAGGTTTTGTTTGGAACAAGGATCTTAGAACAAAAAGGATGTATAACTTATGTAAATGTTTTATATAAAGtatttctttcctttcattttcttttcctccaCAAATACTAGTTCCCAAAGtagcataatatatattttgttcatGTCTGATTGTCATTATCTTTTTTAGTTCTCGCTGTTCTAAATGTAACTGCAATTCACGTACTGTTGTTGCTTAGAAGAGATTAACTTGACAGTGAAGTGCGAACAGGTTTCTgcaatttttcttacaaaatacCAATTTTCAGTTTGGACAAAAGTGAATCTTATCATTGGCGCACTAAACAGTAGATTGTGATGTGAGTTATAAGGGACTTACAGATAATATGACTACAGATACAAACGATTGGCGAGCTAGAATTTATGTGGTTGACAACACCTCgtgggattaagacttgatatgttgttatcGTACCAAACACTAGGTTGTGAAATTAATGTTGTAGAATAAATTTCAGGAAACCAACGCAGATTAACTTGCTTAAATTCCATGTTGaattgattaattttcaagattttttttatgacaaataTGAGATGGATGAAATCATCTCGAGTATGGATCTGTTTTCTTATGACTTTTTGCATCAAGCTTTTTGGCCTGGTAATTATGCTTGTTCTCTTATTATTCACATTTAAAATTGTATGTCTCAATAAAAGCatgattttatctttttttatttcgcAATTATACTAACCCTAGAAGAAGCTAGACTCAAATTTCTTGGCCATCTAATCATTTTTTCATCATTATGCAGCCATGGCCTCAATGCATTTATAGCCAAGGAGTCCTTTCTCTTTTGCAGTTTTTTCCCCTCCTTTTCCACATGTATCCTGCATTGATAGTAAATAACTTTAATCATCTTATGTTTCCCATTGAACCACACTTAATTAGTGCTATTAATAATGCATTCGGTCTTATAATTTTCAAACACCCCTtcaaaagcaaaaaagaaagaggaaagaaaaattgTGTTGTAAGTATGTCATGTACAATAGCTGGAACATGGTAAATCTCACACAAGTATAAAAGTAGTTCGAACTTTGGACGTGGTTTATTGCAATTCTTTTTTTCAGCGATTTTTCACTGCAAACAAAATTCTAGCtcattatatttctttttcatgtttctGTCCAGATCAACCTCATAGGAAGCTCCACAGTTAAAGTCCTCCAAAGACCAGACTTGCTCTCACCTCAAATGCTGCAAGCTAATTTGAATGACCAACTGAAGAAATTTATTTCTTCCATACAAAAAGCAGACTTGCATTTGCTTGCCCTAAAATCATGTCAGCCAACCTCTTTCCCATCTGATATAGGTACAGAAAGCAATGGATTGAAAACTAGCTAGAAGTACCTCAGTCTTGTTTGTTAATTTCACATGAATATTTGCACTTTTCTGAAGTGCATACTAGGTAGAGTTTCTTATTCATGCAAACTAGTAGCATAAATTCAGCTGTAACCTAGTCATGGTTGATGATTATTAGAATCCGGgaattaaattttgagattttatacattttcttgggtgattttttttgtctatttattttcctttgttttctcatattctGTAGCCCTTAAGCAAAACAAACTGTCTCGTGGTTGTAATATGCTGTTGTTGCCCTGTTGGTCTCTAATTAGCAGTAATAACCAGCATTAGATATGGACCAAACCCTGCCAGTCCCCACCTTTTATCTCCGAAGTTCTGCCAGGGCCTTAGCCAGAACTTGAGTTACTTTGAAGTAGGAATTAAACATGGCATTCGACAAGCAACATCCAATTAAAGTTACTGCAAGCAACCTCAgagtgaagaaaaagaaaagctttAATTCtgatattttccttttgttcttCTATCTgatcctttatttatttatgtatttccaGTGTTTGAATTTGATATGGGAAAACAGCAGGAAAGGGAAAATGACCTTAAAAAGGAAATGGAATAATAATGCTATAACTATAAGTTTCTTACCTTTGATAATCTATTTAGTTACCACATGAATGGATGgcaattaggaaaaaaaaatgcagatGCCTACATGGTATGAAAGGGCACACACTGAAATCTTCTTCTACACAAGAGTTTGACATCACTGAATCCTGAAGCAtcttctaatattaattttagtttttagctTATATTACAGTCTCCTGTCTCTTGGTAGCAAACTGCTATGAACATGTTCGAGAGTTTAATAAagtcactaaattaaatttaaagatgAATACAAGATGATCTCCCTCTGCATTCtgacaaaaacagaaaaaacgAGAAATTCTAGTCCCTAATCAGAAGTCGAGACAGTCTATCATGAATCTGAAAGATCTATGCAAATTAACCCCGTAATCCCATGATTAGAGCAATAGTAATGAACATGGTGCGTTGCGACACATGCTATCTGCTCATTGGTTGCCATTGTGGACGTGGCtgtattttctttatcaaaTAATAGCTTTATGTCAGCATATTTGGTTTCATATAAATTGAGCCTAAATTTTATAGACTGGACTAATTACAgataatttctcaataataatgAAGATAACAGTAAAAGCCAAAAGGTCATCATGGTGCGCGAGACAGATGCTCTGTTTTGTGAGGGGGTTGGAAGGTAatcatatttatacataatttttcttttaattttttaacaaaaaaattattctcacaTCTCGAATGGCCTCTGTCAACGGTAAAATCATGAGTGAAAAGCTCCCTTTAAATTTTCAGGCAGAAAAGGAAGATACTTATCTATAGTTAAGTGTATATattaaggtagtgtttgttatttaagatataaattaaaaaaaataaaatataaaaaatattttagataaatattatttattatatttattaagtttattttaagacttttaaaaaaaattatgtaattttatatctaaatttttttaaataaatttatttctttctttatgtgaataaattatattagtttttacaaataaaaaaaatgatgctTGTTGTTCGCCTTTTTCTTTCCCGCAAGTGTACGGAATCgcaacaagtaatataatgatgaatcaagtatcgttcccacgaggattagcttttaatccctactttaaccaatattaactttaataagtcacacacaattaaaagaataatcaatagaagttttatataagttaaaactaactcaccaaaaagaaaacacaaaataactctttaggttttaaatatagaaatctaatgcactagggttcatgaatccaccttAGTTCTATAATTGGTTTAATCTTCCAGTGAttgggttttataattcttgtttTGAACTGAAAATCGAtaatcctaagttaatcaaaagcctctctcgatggtcaatcgaatctatgctcacatatgagattaattatctctaattaatctgcaaatatacaaacatgcatttatccacaatgattatcaaaaataagatttcacaaggcataacggtatctctacctattatcgaaccttatgtcatttattaccaagtgctaatctatattgaatctctcgaaagcaatataaatcacaaacacattctaatggcggccaagcatcaaaacggaattaatgcataataaacgatcaactcaaaagacaagaataaaataaaacccaaatacttttaattaaaccatcattgaactaggtttcatcaatcaccctagccacaaaatacttagcctaacatagtttcaaccaacgaaagaataataaaaacggagttcatgatgttataaagaagaaagaacagaaaaataaaaccaaaaaccgaagatcttcaagaaaatcttctCTTTTTGCCTCGACTTGCcgtcttctccctcttccaaaAGCTCCTTAATCTTTCTTAAATCAGCCTTTATATAGttctctttaggttatcaaagtcctaCCCCTTGAAGGAGTccatctctcttttatttgggctgaaacgggcttaaaacgagCTTAAACCGAAGCTTTGAACCTTACCGcggtcctaccgcggtatgcttgttgctgcagacccgtgagctccagaaaataattcctaaagcggtcctacagcggtatgcataccgctgtaagaccgtgagctccagagaCTAAGTCTTATAGCGgtgctacagcggtatgcataccgctataagcccgctagccttcttctttggtctcttgctttatcatcttcaacttcttgtttttgatactcttttgcttctttttaattcgaaactcgaccatgcctccaagcttcatTTCACTCCTATCATGCACCAAAAAttactctttttgctccatgtccgctttaacacatgctccacatctacataaccatatatagaaccaaatcaagtagaaatcatgcccattgaatgtataaatgctaagtttatagaccaaaataagtgtataaaagacacttatcaaatacccccaaacttagaCTCTTGATCGTCCCGAGCAAAATTATCAACTCAAATGTATCACCCCTCAAGTAAAGaatagttaatatttcaaaCTCAATCACAAGTTGGATAGCCTTCCAAGTAGCCTCAGATTTTGGTACCATTCATAATTCACACAAAGTTTTCTAGTAATGCTACACAAATGTTTTGGACCCATTCCATGTTTTGACGTGTGTGTGTGCGAATCCTGTCAGgtacaatatcatgcataaggttGTTGGTATCCCGACCCTTTGATGGTTATGTATACTTTCTCGCTCGTAATATGCACTCCACCCCCAAACTTGGTCTTTTTATTCAGTCCCTAGGTGCTCTCAatcactcttttctttcttgttcaagtttGGTTGGACTCAGCCAAAAATGGCGTTGTCTTGGTTTGTGAGgactctcttttattttgaacGATTCGGCATGCTAACATCCACTAGACAGTCAAACCCACCAGTTTTCTCAATCCCTAAGAGTTACAAACATCGGCACcattattgagtttttttttttttttttttgattgatATCTTATGTGCAAGCCTTCACTCCATTAAGCTTTCTGAATGACCCTTGTAACGAGCTTTCAGCCGATGACTCCCAAGCCAGATGACCACGGGGCACCAGGTTTTAAGATACCTCTACGGGCATAATCACTCAAGTCATTCAGGCTACGAAGAAAGGTATAAGATATATGCAagcttaaatttaatttggtgcACGACATAGTAACATAGGGATGAGATCACTGGCCTATGGTCATTGTCTAGCTTCCCTTAGTGTGCCTAACACATtccacacaaattttaacatGCACGGAGTCGACACATTCCTTAACATTTACCACCATGGCTTAATCTTCCCCAAactcttcttttcatttttttttttttttttttttttttttttgatgatggAATTGCTCACAAAGAGGTTTTAAGGGTGAAAGTCTATATAGGGACTTATGCATTTAACCTCCTGACACTTGTGCTCAAATAGTCGTCTAACATGGATAGTGAATCACTAAACCAAAATGAGTAGCATCACTATCTTTACTCGTTTCATCAAAATGGTACCAAATAAGATTCATCATTGATGGCATGTCTAcccaacaaattttttttttttttttttttttttttgacgaCCAAGTAGATTAACATATAATGCATGATTGGATCATCAAAACCatccccccaaacttaaaatgAGCCATTGTCCCAAGGGCTCGAAAGGCATTAAAAAGGAAGGAAGGCACCTGGGCagaagagtcggtgcatggatGGCCGAAGTGAATCAATGGTCTTCGGGAGGTGGCGGCGGCTGTGACCGGAGTAGCTGGGCAAACATAGATCTCATCTCCTCGTGCTGGGTATGAAGGTCGGCTCTGAGAACATCCAAGCCTGCTTGCAGCATGTGAAATTGTCGATCTTGTTCCGCTCGATTGTCTTGGATTTGTGCTTGCATTGCCTCCAATGTGGGGCCAAAGTTGACCCCTCCAGGTCGGCGTCGGGGCGGTGGTCTCACTGCAGGTGGTGCTTCGGGTTCCATGTACTCCTCggcttcatcttcctcctcgACCTCTGCTGCTGTGTCTCTCATGCGAGTTGCATGTCGGTATTGGGCAATCTGAGTATGTGACTGCCGAATAGTGTATAAATTGATCGGTGCGGGCTTCGTCTTGTCAAGCTCAGATGCGGATGTAGGTACTTTGGCTTGCTTGCATAATGCTGAGATGAGAGCGGGGAAGTAAAtccttttcttatttcctttgGTCAAGGCGAGGGCGACGATTTGGTGGAAAATACGCTCACCAAAATTTACTTCATATCCAGTGGTCAAGGCATAAAGAAGCTGCATCCGTGGAGGGTATATCTCTGTCATGTGTGAAGATGGAGCGATGTTAGAAGATAAGATGTAATGGAACATCTTCGCCTTGAGGTTAAGCTCATTATGGAGCACCACATTGTGGCTTGGCCACACCGGTGGGATGTCTTCATTAAAGCAAAGGCGAGCCACTTGATTCCAATCTTCTAGGTCCGCGAGATCTGCCCCCGCTGGCACTTGATAGAAGTTTTGAATGATGTCGGGACTGAATGGTACCCATACCCCGCGCACATAGGTATGGAAGGCATGAACTtcctcatcatcatcgtcatcatcatcgTCACCTCCAAGGATGTTTTCATTGAAGTTGGCGAGGAATTCTCGAACCATGGAGGTATATATCTTGGGAGGCTTGGCACAAAATTTGAGCCACTGCTTGGCATGAATAACCTCAGAAACCCCAGTAACCGCAATGCTAGCCAAGTCAACTTCCCGCTCGCGGTGGAGAGGCCATGACTCTATCACTCGAGCTCGTTCTTCTGCTTTGGCAGTGAGGTAGATTGGATAGGGTGGCGGATCAACTCGCGGTCGCTTGGAAGTGTTTGAACTGGTTGCAACGGCTTTACCCTTATTTGCGGCTGGAGTGTAGCGGGTTTTGGGTGCCATCTTTGCTTGGGCTTGGTCCTGAAAGCACAAAATCAATCATGAGaatgaataagagaaagaatCAAATAATTCTTGGCTTGTtcgttttttagttttttttgtttttttgttttttttgtttttttgtttttttgtttttttttttttaagaattaaatgTGTTGGAGAAGCCAAAGATGCCACAagaccccccccccaaacttaaGTTATTTCATTCCCTCAATTCCTAATGCAATGTGTGTGCAATTGTGTGGAGATGTGTGGTTGGGGCATTTGAACGAACACTTGGTGGGCATGCTGAGAGGACACATAGAAAATAGGGCTTAGGATCCATGAAATTTTCCCAAATAAAAGCATAGAAACAAGCAATAATTCAACCCCAACATCACCAACCACAACTTCATTACTCCCATTCACAAGCAACTCACCACCCATTTGCACAAAAACGTAGCAAATCGTGTAAACAAATGGATAATTAATTCACACATACCTTAAATGATGAAGGTGAAGGGAGTGGAGGGGGGGCTCTTGAGGGAGAGTGAGGAAAATTGGGCTGGGTGCTAGCTGGGAGAAGATGCGAAGGCGGGGGAGGGAGGAAAGGGAGAGTGAGAGCAAAATGAGGGGAGTAAAAAGCTAGGGGGGGTCGGCCTATTAAGGCCGACCCGCACAGCAGCGCAGccgcggcatgcatgccgcggCCGACCCGCTAGCCACAGCAACTTTGCTGTGGCGCGGTAAGGTcgcggcatgcatgccgcggCCCGCCCGCGAGCAGCAGAAACTCTGCTGGCTCGCGCTTGCGGccgcggcatgcatgccgcggCTATGGCGCGAGCTACccctttaaaattttttttttttttttttttttttaatttttttttttatttttttatttatatagcCTAGGCTCTAAGTGATAAACTCTCCTAACCAAGGCACTTTCTAACCTAGAACCTAACACTTtaaaacaaatgcaaaatagagaaaataaaagaaacaacaaataaataaaaatgaaaggatagaaaattgggttgcctcccaaaaGCGCTTGTTTagagtcattagcttgactgtGCTGCTGCTCATTTCGGATTGCTCAATTCGGTGGATGTCTTTTCTTTGGCAAATTCCTCCCCAAGATACGGCTTGAGTCGCTGTCCATTCACCTTAAAAGTACCCTTGGTGTCGTGAGTGACATCAACAGCGCCATGTGAATAAACTTTGACAACAGTGAACGGCCCAGACCACCTTGAGCGCAACTTGCCTGGAAATAGCTTGAGACGTGAGTTGAATAATAACACTTTTTGCCCCACCTCAAATTGTTTTCTGTTTACATGCTGATCATGCCATTTCTTAGTTTTCTCCTTATATAATTTGGCATTCTCATAGGCCTCCAACCGGAACTCATCCATTTCATT
The sequence above is a segment of the Diospyros lotus cultivar Yz01 chromosome 7, ASM1463336v1, whole genome shotgun sequence genome. Coding sequences within it:
- the LOC127806494 gene encoding uncharacterized protein LOC127806494, with translation MEAESSMTRRKDSNSKLPSSSSKRLLFDNRYGWIIDEWKEPREEALTGGRGMFCIVPVASALLHTASQSINLIGSSTVKVLQRPDLLSPQMLQANLNDQLKKFISSIQKADLHLLALKSCQPTSFPSDIGTESNGLKTS